A single Natrinema sp. HArc-T2 DNA region contains:
- a CDS encoding DUF5822 domain-containing protein: protein MPERVETTSPDGVDYGWVMQMTFVITILIGAPIVAALSTTATLPTWMDRAEFAIRVGAPVWLVTSLIVFAYAKRNQT, encoded by the coding sequence GTGCCTGAACGCGTCGAAACGACCTCACCTGACGGCGTTGACTACGGCTGGGTCATGCAGATGACCTTCGTCATCACGATCTTGATCGGCGCGCCGATCGTCGCTGCGCTGTCGACGACCGCAACCCTGCCGACATGGATGGACCGCGCCGAGTTTGCGATCCGGGTCGGGGCCCCGGTCTGGCTGGTCACGTCGCTCATCGTGTTTGCCTACGCGAAACGAAACCAGACGTAG